One genomic region from Rosa rugosa chromosome 1, drRosRugo1.1, whole genome shotgun sequence encodes:
- the LOC133726655 gene encoding uncharacterized protein LOC133726655: protein MKRLMIEHTEAHPTSALVALVPYIYGETALLFTSEHWEMMDDILRTEFFLAPHAAVLEGSHGLLTGTELQEYWDKRKISSSDLPSSRVRDVVARGMVYVCFIRFFFISAVNFSLIVRTFFFWGFEYVCFYLCEAYESPNLPLEDLIDYLLLLFYCKQSLL from the exons ATGAAAAGATTAATGATCGAGCATACGGAGGCGCATCCTACCTCAGCATTAGTTGCACTGGTTCCATATATCTAT GGTGAAACTGCTTTGCTCTTCACATCTGAACACTGGGAGATGATGGATGATATCCTGCGTACTGAGTTTTTTCTCGCTCCCCATGCTGCTGTTTTGGAAGGCTCTCATGGCCTCTTAACTGGCACTGAATTGCAGGAGTATTGG GACAAGCGTAAGATTTCTTCCAGTGATCTTCCTTCCAGTCGTGTGAGGGATGTTGTTGCTCGTGGTATGGTATATGTGTGTTttattcgttttttttttatatctgcTGTTAATTTTTCTCTTATCGTTCgtactttttttttctggggATTTGAGTATGTTTGTTTTTATCTTTGTGAGGCATATGAGTCTCCCAACCTGCCTTTGGAAGACCTGATTGATTATTTGCTATTGCTTTTTTATTGTAAACAATCTTTGCTCTGA